One part of the Candidatus Aquiluna sp. UB-MaderosW2red genome encodes these proteins:
- a CDS encoding cation-translocating P-type ATPase: protein MQEIIAGLSAADVVRIRASGGFNELSSAKARSPIIRILRILTQPMFLLLIIAGVVSMILAEPLDAAVLLVMVFGVMAITIYQEGRAEKALGALSQLAAPKANVLRDGEWETLPARELVVGDICRIHEGDRIPADVELLETTNLLLDESMLTGESLPVAKTVSESAFGGALVNTGRAIGRVIAIGQETELGKIGASISQAPDHQTQLQQDVNKIVKIVGVIAGLLAIAITLILGFTRTSWLDAVLAGIASAMAMIPEEIPVVLTLFFAIGAWRMSQEKVLTRKSAVIETLGSATVICVDKTGTLTLNQLSVDELIQDPSATELKLFAGLASPIDSVDAVDRAFSDLAEGATGRSLVKEYPMTADTPAMTMVWDQGDNYLVAMKGAPETVAELCGVDAQNVLQEVQLASAGGKRIIGVAGLVIPKGELPKDQSDFKLKFQGLVALRDTVRPGVPGAIAQCHEAGIRVIMITGDFIGTAREIAAEVGLADTGELTGAELDSLSDEELAIRVKTLSVCARMTPAHKLRLVKALQANGEVVAMTGDGVNDAPALKTADISIAMGLRGTDVAREAATLIITDDDFTSIVAGIKRGRAIYAGIRKSVAYIIAVHVPLLGMALIPILTLDWPIILLPAMVAFLEIIIDPACTIAFQAEPAEPEIMQRKPRPVGESLFNFETLGISLIQGVVVLLAVLAQYFWLVSLGRPADEVRSATLILMVLSNLALILTNRSWNLSLVKTMLTRKNPSVKWILGLTLLGLFLLTQIEVAAQAFNLGPTTVWDWALGFVLAVASILWFEVYKVLTRAKRMD, encoded by the coding sequence GTGCAAGAGATTATTGCCGGCCTCAGTGCGGCCGATGTGGTGCGAATTCGCGCCAGCGGGGGATTCAATGAACTTTCAAGCGCAAAGGCTAGAAGTCCAATTATCAGGATTCTTAGAATCCTGACTCAGCCGATGTTTTTGCTTTTGATCATTGCTGGAGTTGTGAGCATGATTCTGGCTGAGCCGCTTGATGCGGCGGTGCTATTGGTGATGGTTTTCGGAGTCATGGCAATCACCATCTACCAAGAAGGCAGAGCTGAAAAAGCCCTCGGAGCCCTTAGTCAATTAGCCGCCCCGAAGGCAAATGTGCTACGGGATGGGGAATGGGAAACCTTGCCTGCCAGGGAGTTGGTGGTGGGGGATATTTGCCGCATCCACGAGGGTGATCGAATCCCAGCCGATGTCGAGTTGCTTGAAACCACAAATTTGCTACTTGATGAGTCAATGCTCACCGGAGAGTCTTTGCCAGTGGCCAAGACTGTTTCCGAGTCGGCATTCGGCGGAGCTTTGGTGAACACCGGGCGGGCAATCGGTCGAGTAATCGCGATTGGGCAAGAAACCGAGCTGGGCAAAATAGGAGCTTCGATCTCCCAAGCCCCTGATCACCAAACTCAGCTGCAGCAGGACGTGAACAAGATTGTGAAGATTGTCGGGGTGATTGCAGGCCTATTGGCCATTGCTATCACTTTGATTCTTGGCTTCACCCGCACCAGCTGGCTGGATGCCGTTCTGGCTGGGATCGCTAGTGCGATGGCGATGATCCCCGAAGAGATACCGGTTGTGTTGACCCTGTTCTTTGCCATTGGAGCTTGGCGGATGTCGCAGGAAAAGGTGCTCACAAGAAAATCTGCGGTAATTGAAACCCTGGGCTCGGCAACCGTGATTTGCGTTGATAAAACCGGAACCCTCACCCTGAATCAGCTGTCGGTGGACGAGCTAATTCAGGACCCATCGGCAACCGAGCTAAAACTCTTCGCAGGGCTTGCCAGCCCGATCGACTCGGTGGACGCTGTTGACCGGGCTTTTAGTGACCTGGCCGAAGGGGCCACGGGGCGCTCATTGGTCAAAGAATATCCGATGACTGCTGACACTCCGGCTATGACCATGGTTTGGGATCAGGGTGATAACTACCTGGTTGCCATGAAGGGCGCTCCGGAGACGGTGGCTGAACTTTGCGGGGTTGATGCTCAGAACGTGCTTCAAGAGGTTCAGCTGGCAAGTGCCGGTGGCAAGAGGATAATCGGGGTTGCGGGTCTAGTTATTCCAAAAGGAGAGCTGCCCAAAGACCAGTCGGACTTCAAGCTAAAATTTCAAGGTTTAGTTGCCCTTCGGGACACGGTTAGACCTGGAGTCCCAGGGGCGATAGCTCAGTGCCACGAAGCTGGCATTCGGGTGATCATGATCACCGGAGACTTTATTGGCACAGCTCGTGAGATTGCTGCCGAGGTGGGGTTAGCGGACACTGGTGAACTAACCGGTGCTGAGCTTGATTCGCTAAGTGATGAAGAGCTAGCTATTCGAGTGAAGACGCTTAGCGTGTGTGCTCGAATGACACCGGCTCATAAGTTGCGGCTAGTCAAAGCTTTGCAAGCAAACGGCGAGGTTGTTGCGATGACCGGGGACGGTGTGAATGACGCCCCGGCACTCAAGACGGCAGACATTTCAATCGCCATGGGGCTCAGGGGCACTGACGTGGCACGTGAGGCTGCAACTCTTATCATTACCGACGATGACTTCACGTCGATAGTTGCTGGCATCAAAAGAGGTAGGGCGATCTATGCGGGAATCCGTAAATCGGTGGCCTACATAATCGCGGTGCACGTGCCGCTGTTAGGCATGGCTTTGATCCCGATTCTTACTTTGGACTGGCCAATAATCCTGCTGCCGGCGATGGTGGCATTTTTGGAAATCATCATTGACCCGGCCTGCACCATTGCGTTTCAGGCTGAGCCTGCAGAGCCCGAGATTATGCAAAGAAAACCCAGACCAGTTGGGGAGTCGCTCTTCAACTTTGAGACGCTGGGCATCTCTTTGATTCAGGGGGTAGTGGTTTTGCTGGCCGTGCTGGCTCAGTATTTTTGGCTGGTCTCTTTAGGCCGGCCAGCGGACGAGGTTAGAAGCGCCACTTTGATTCTGATGGTGCTGTCGAATCTGGCGCTGATTCTGACGAACCGCTCTTGGAATTTGAGCCTTGTGAAAACCATGTTGACTCGGAAAAACCCGAGCGTGAAGTGGATTCTTGGTTTGACTCTTTTGGGACTGTTCTTGCTTACTCAAATCGAGGTGGCTGCTCAAGCCTTCAACCTTGGCCCCACGACGGTGTGGGACTGGGCGCTCGGGTTTGTGCTGGCGGTGGCGAGCATCTTATGGTTTGAGGTTTATAAGGTGCTAACCAGAGCAAAGCGGATGGATTAG
- a CDS encoding bacteriorhodopsin-like: MDLSAGGYLVVYNVLSLGIASMLFTTIFLFFAKDRVLPKYRMAIMVSATVTGIAAYHYFRMFDNFIEVFGPEAVDGATYNVGYRYVDWFLTVPLLLVETIAVLALAAAVQRSLLVRLIPAAALMIGLGYPGDARLDLLYEGDASLWGLFSTIPFLYILYVLFVELGKSLERQSAPVQRRIKELRLLLLATWGVYPIAFIFNMGAVASEGGFIAREVGYSIADILAKCLFGLMIFSIARMKSAEDDAEFAKVENREHA, translated from the coding sequence ATGGATTTATCCGCTGGCGGCTACTTAGTCGTTTACAACGTGCTCTCGCTTGGAATCGCGAGCATGCTTTTCACCACAATCTTCTTGTTCTTCGCGAAAGACCGCGTACTTCCTAAGTACCGGATGGCAATCATGGTTTCCGCTACCGTTACCGGTATCGCGGCTTACCACTACTTCCGTATGTTCGACAACTTCATTGAAGTGTTCGGTCCAGAAGCAGTTGACGGCGCAACCTACAACGTGGGCTACCGTTACGTCGACTGGTTCCTAACTGTTCCACTGCTACTGGTTGAGACCATTGCGGTTCTAGCACTAGCTGCTGCAGTTCAGCGCTCATTGCTAGTTCGCTTGATCCCAGCAGCGGCGCTGATGATTGGTCTTGGTTACCCAGGAGACGCTCGTCTAGACCTTCTTTACGAAGGTGACGCATCACTCTGGGGTCTATTCTCGACCATCCCATTCCTTTACATCCTCTACGTACTATTCGTAGAGCTTGGCAAGTCACTAGAGCGTCAGTCAGCTCCAGTACAGCGCAGGATCAAGGAACTACGTTTGTTGTTGTTGGCAACCTGGGGTGTCTACCCAATCGCCTTCATCTTCAACATGGGCGCAGTTGCGTCAGAGGGTGGCTTCATAGCTCGTGAGGTTGGCTATTCAATAGCCGACATCCTGGCTAAGTGCCTCTTCGGTCTAATGATCTTCTCCATCGCTCGCATGAAGAGCGCTGAGGATGACGCCGAGTTCGCAAAGGTAGAAAACCGCGAACACGCTTAA